In Suncus etruscus isolate mSunEtr1 chromosome 9, mSunEtr1.pri.cur, whole genome shotgun sequence, the genomic window GCCCTGATGTTCCTGGGGCAATAAGCCCAGGTTTTAAATAATCTCCCTTTTGGCTCTTTCTCTAATAATTATGTGCTGAGTAGTGAAATTTCAAATGCTTTGATGTCTGTATAGTGCTAAGTTTGCAGTTGAATTAATAGGGCGATAGATGGTCTATTTGCATATTGGTATCTAGACCACACTTATGATcctgattttctttcttgggAGGCGGAGGTGGTGGTTTGGGGCTGCATCCAATGGCACTACACTcgaggcttattcctggctctgtgcatgaaGACACTTTATGTGGCGATGGGTATCAAACTGACACCAgttcacatgcaagtcaagtagtttaacccctatactatctttcaggccctaCCTCtttgcaatttctttcttttgggtggggtgggggacacctggtggtgctcaggggttgctagtcttggttctgtactcagtacCCTGGCAGtactcgagggaccacatgggatgctagagagAGAACCtgggtgcaaggtaaatgccttaccttctgtatttCTCTAGTCCTTCGCCTTTCTTTTATTTGATCATCTATTCCATGCAAACATATGGTTGTGtatggatttttaaaaacttttctacTATGCCTTAATGGTTACAGTGGAAtcagacagctcaaagggctgtgACTAGGCTCTGTGCgactctgggttcaattccttagCAGTGCCTGGTCCCCTGAGAGTTGTCAGGAATGATGccgagcacagaactgggagtagctcctgagcattgtcaggtgtggcccaccaaatCAAATAAAGTTGTTATGCAAGACTGCTTACCAGCCTATCTAAATTCGTGCACTATAGACTTgatctaaaaaaataattctatatatgATATAAACTTTACGGATTAAGATGATGTATGTAGTGTTATCTTGAATTGTAGAAAGGAAAGAATAGGGACTGGCGATATTGTACAGCAGGAAAGGTAgacctggactcaatccctgCATCAATATGGCCCCCTCACtaaccaagcactgccaagagtggttcttgggtgcagagccagagccaggagtaacccctgacttgTTATAAAAAGACCTAAGAGaggggctggtgcaatagcacagtggtagggcatttgccttgcacgtagccgacccaggatggaccttggttcaacccccagcatcccatatgatctcccaaaccagggtcaatttctgaatgcatagccaggagtaacccctgaatgtcaccaggtgttgcccccccaaaaaccccaaaagaccCAAGAGAACATAAAAAGCATATAAATGCCATTTCTCTTATTAGAGAGCCATAGCAAAATAGTTGATCTCCTTGGGGACAATGTTCACACATAGCATTTGTATACTTAGTTATACTTAGTTAATTCCACAGTAGGCGACTCCTCTACGAGAAGAGTGGTATTAAAATACTGCTATTTCCAGTGGGtagataataatataaaatttgtcaTCATTGAATTTCCTCCAGTAGAGCCCAAGAATTCTCTTCCCTGTCACAGCagtgaaattaaattttatttatgatgaAGAGGTGGTTTTTATTGCGTCAGCTTTCTTTTATAATGTCCAcaggttttctttggtttttgagtttcACCTAGTggttttcaggacttactcctgtctctgcactcaggaatgatttttggcagtgctcagggaaccctatggggtgcctcAAATTTAAtaaaggtcagctgtgtgtaaagtaagcaccttacttgctgtactatctctggccccagatgtccattgattttcttttcttttttttttttttttttgtccattgATTTTCAAAGCATATATGCCCTTTTCATTTGGCCAAAAACAGAGGATAAAGAGCTCTTTATTCTGAGTTCGTTCTCATCAGCAATTTTTGCTAATCAAGTCTATCcaatatagaaattatataattataggcTCAAAGTCACATATAAATGAGTTGAAGAGTAGGGAAATTCCTGAAAATCACAGTAAGAGCCGAGAAACTGGGAATGGATGTCAGTAAGCAAATACTCattaactaaatataaataataattagccAGCTCTTGGTCTGGGGCTTCTGTGCTAGGCAGGTATTCTCCAAGCTCTTTATAtggattaatttatttaattcttggGATGGCTGCTCTGGGAGGTAGGCCCTAGGGTTatctccattttatagatgaaaaaacTGAGGTATAATGCAAAAGTTACAACAGAGACATGTtgtagtgggtaaggtgtttgctttgcatgtggctaatttgGGCTCAACACCTGACACCCCACATGATTACCCacatccaccaagagtgatcctggagtGTAGTCAGAAGTCAACAGTAAacaaagccaggtgtggtcctgggAGAAATTGAGGAAAATGGGGCAATGGAAAACAGCTAACAGCATAGAGGTACCTGAATTACTGAAGTGTAGTAAATCAAAAACAGCCagattagtgaaaaaaaaaaaaaaaaaaaaaaaaaaaaaaacaacagctggTTCTCCAAGCCACATAAACTTTGACTACAACATAGTTTGTGTAAGAATGCTTGCTTGCTTATTATTTCTGTAATAGAATGTATAAAAACAGTGTGGACCTTGTTGAGGGTTGAGAGTTCCTAGGGTTATCTGAATTCTTGGTTTGTGTGGATAAACCCCTTTCTTTTCTACCCACCTTGGGCAGCAATCTCAATTCTTTAACTTTTCCTaacagtccaaaaaccaaaacaaacacaaattaaaaCATGGGTCTGTAAGCATCTCAgagatggcagtgctcaggggttactcttggctcctcactcaggaatcactactggcactgcacaggggatcatatgggatgctgggaattgaacccaaacaggcctgctgtactatctatcattcCTGGAGCATGAGAAAAGTCTTAAAATGGGCATGACTTCAAAGCATTTCCTTCAACagcctttatttaatttattttttggggggggggtggttactcctggatatgcgctcagaaattgctcttggcttggaccatatgggacactggggaatcgaaccgtggtccatcctgggtcagatgcatgcaagacaaacacccacttacaccactgctccgcCCCCCCTAACAGCATGGTCTCAGGTAATGTGTCTTAGCCATGAAGTCAGCCTGGCAGTGCACTACATGTCTGCAGGCCACCACCCTCCCTCCCTGTGACTGAAGACCACTTTTAGGAGTTTTGGCATTGCACAGGGGTGGACAGTCCCTACTTGGGGTCATTCTGGTGAAGAGCAGCCATGTTTGGAGgttcaggccccactgggccctGGAaactgttgacttttttttggtggggggggcatacctagcagtgctcaccagttacacctggcttttatactcaggaattagtcctggtgaactcagggtaaccatatgggatgttgggggtccAAACCcgatcagctttgtgcaagacaaatgccttccccgctgtactattgctccagctctgctGCAATGACTTTTATTTCTGGCAGCTGAGCTGACACCACACAACCAGGGGGACAAATTTCAGATCCAAACCTTTACCCATGCCTCAGAGGTGCTGCTGCTGCTTGCCACTTTTGTGAGGGGAGCAGCTGTGGGAGACTTGCATGGGATTAGCCAGGCAGTCACTGGTTTCCGACCAGGTGGATGCATGACTGTCTCTGAAGGCAGAATGTAGGAAAGCATGTGGATGGAGAGGACACTGGGTAAAGCACTGTGACAAATGTCAATTTACTTCCTATCACTCGCTGCTTGAGAAATGTGAAGCAGAAAGATTCCAGATGCTGGgaacaccccacccccaaatagctCATAGTTCCCTAGAGACCCAGTGGTCTAGAGTCAACATTGGagataggggtggggtggggggtagaCAGAACTGAGAAGGATCAATCAAGGCTCAAATATTTGGTCCTTTTACTGAAGAAACCCATCTCTGGTCCACGAGAAGTTGAACTGCAAACAACCATTTCCTTACCAGCACCACATTTGCACGTCAACAGGCTATTATTATATCTGTGGTTTTCTGCTTTTCACCACTTCCGTAGTCTACTGGGATTACTGGGATCCATGTGGGGTGGGGTGAGCTCCTGGGCATTTTCTCTCTCATCCCAGCCAGTTTAtagaagaattcagaaaagagtgTGGCTAAAGTTGGATTAGAATAAGCACATTTGTTCTTACAGTTAGTTGATGGCTACTTTTGTACTCAACCAGAGTTAGGGGCCAAAAAAATATAATACCTCAAATGTGGCAGGCCCTAGTTCAATTTCCGTACCATAcagtctctgagcacaaaacatgGAGTCgcatttggtggtggtggtggagggattTGACCCATACCTGgaatgctcaggattacttctggcggtgcttggggaaaaataggatgaaacctgggttggctgcatgcaaggcaagtgacctactcacagtattatttctctggtctctgaacttgagcatttctgagtgtgggCCAAAGACTGAAACAATATCAAAAGTCCCAGAGTAAAGAAGTCACAAAATACCACTCATGCCTCCATGATACTTCTGACAAATGTTCCTAAGTAGTGCCAAAAGGAAACCGCTAGGGGGCAGAGTGCATCCTGCCTCAGCACCTTATTTTCTGCAGTCaactgctctaccactgagctatacccTCTCAATAGCACCTTATTTTCTGAAGAGCCAAGCTGCACCTCCAATGCAAAGTCAGGATTAATTGAATCATAGGATTCAAGTCTCACTTTtacagtttgggccacacccagcaatgcctggaggaccatgcagtgctggggactgaatacACGCCATCAGCTTACAAAAACTCATTAAATTATCTCCCAGTCTCTGCCAttatctaccttttttttttaaaattacagttaagagacacacaacaggggctggagagatagcatggaggtaaggcgtttgcctttcatgcaggaggtcattggttcgaatcccagcgtcccatatggtccccgtgcctgccaggagcaatttctgagcatgaagccaggagtaagccctgagcactgccgggtgtgacccaaaaactaccaaaaaaaaaaaaaaaaaaaaaagagacgcACAACAGTGCATGCCATTCACCAGAAAGTAAACTGAGGCAATGTTGGGTTTGTTCACACAAGATTCATAAAAATAGGCTTTATGCTCTCCTGTGATCTGTCAGGAGTGAAATATACTCTCCATCTCTATCATCCATAAAAGATTGtgttcacacacactcacacacttttttttggggggggggggatgagttGGTTACATACTGACTGGCATCGCAGAGCCTCTGGAGGCTACATGGTCTGTCCGGAAGCTCAGCACAGTCTTACTGGAATGACCATGCTCTTCTCAAGCAGACATGAATGAGAAGCCCCCATTTAAATCCAGACAACCAGTTAAGTCTTCCTGTTGGGAACtcacacatatttatttttagtggcagaACCAGCATTCGCTTGATCTTTGGCGCCCCCTACAGGCCACATGACGCTTAGCCTCACTGCCAAAGGACAGTGGCATTCTCAGTTCAAGGACAAAAATTCTCAGTTCAAGGACAAAACTGCAAGCGAGAATAGAAGCTCAGCCACCCTCCCCAAGATCTGTGCTGGGAAGACACACAGAAAAAACACTATTCTTCTCGCATCCTTCTACAGAGGAGTTTGCCTTTTTATTACAAGACAGTGGATAAAAGTGAAACACAAAAATGCATAAGGCTAGGCAAAATCTTATAGCCATCAGGTTAAAGAGTGAACTTTCTTGATTCCCTTGACTCCCTGAGCCCCCCATTTAACCTTTCCTAGACGCAGGCCAGAGGATGGAATCCCCCTAACCTCAACCAGCAAAGAGGGTGGATTCTCCCCAACCCCAACCTGGCCTGAAGGGTGGAGTCACTGGCATATGGTTCTTGAAGGGCAGGCAGAGTGGGAGCGGGAATGGGGATATTGCTTTAGTGATAGTCCTTGCACCTCAGTTTTACAGACATTGTCTCTGGAGGCTGTAGAATTGTAGCAGATTCTGGGGGCTGGTGACAATTTGGGGAATCCCCAGGGCCAGCCTAGAGACACTGACTGGGTTCCAGTGTGGTCTCCAGCTGCCCCACGGAGACCAGGGTGCCCAGCTGCCCCGAGGAGCTGCTCTCCGGGGGAAAAGTGACCAGCTCCAAGGTCTTGCCCTCATTCTGGTCACTGTGCTGCTTCTTATGGCAGCGCAGAGAGTCACTCCTGACGAAGGCGGCCCCGCAGATGTCGCAGCGGAAGGCCCGCTGGGTCACGATCTTGGCCAAGTGCTGGGCACTGCCCTCCCGAGAAGCCTCGCTGCCCAGTGGTGGCGGTGGGGCATGGTTCTCTGTCCGGGCCTCGTCCCTGTGCAACTTGTCAATGTGCTTGGCCAGGCTGCTGGGCCGCTTGGTGTCAAAGCTGCAGAAGTCACATTTGAAGGGACGGTCCTTGCAGTGCACACGGCTGTGCACACGCAGGGCGGCGGCGCTAGAGCAGGAGTAGCTGCACTCGGGGCACTTCTCGGGGTGGTTGGCCTGGTGCAGTCGGCTGTGCTCCAGGAGGTCAGCACGGTCCCGGCCCTGGAAGGCGCAGTGCAGGCACTTGAAGGTGTGCTTGATGCGGATGTGGGACTTGAGGTTGGCCTTCATGGTACACCGCACATCACAGAAGTCACACTTAAACGGCTTCTCCCCCGAGTGCACAATCATGTGCCGTTTCAAGTCTGAGCTGATTTTGAACTTGGCGCTACAGAGCCAGCACTGGAAGGGGGTGTCCCCTAGCAAAGGAAGGCAATTGCATTAGAGCAGGCAAGCAAACCTCAGATCTCCCACCTGCCTATGAGCATTGGACCTCCTCACTACCTATAGATTCAGGGGTGGGAATCATTTGTACTGTGTCTACACTACTTTAAAACCAACactaccgggcccggagagatagcacagcggcgtttgtcttgcaagcagccgatccaggaccaaaggtggttggttcgaatcccggtgtcccatatg contains:
- the LOC126019146 gene encoding zinc finger protein 64-like, with protein sequence MSRRKQARPQHLNSRELQPERPEVAAELASELSSDVLKPASPSTDSSEAPKVSIVPVPSELREQTTTLGERTFNCCYPGCHFKTVHGMKDLDRHLRIHTGDKPHKCEFCDKCFSRKDNLTMHMRCHTSVKPHKCHLCDYAAVDSSSLKKHLRIHSDERPYKCQLCPYASRNSSQLTVHLRSHTGDTPFQCWLCSAKFKISSDLKRHMIVHSGEKPFKCDFCDVRCTMKANLKSHIRIKHTFKCLHCAFQGRDRADLLEHSRLHQANHPEKCPECSYSCSSAAALRVHSRVHCKDRPFKCDFCSFDTKRPSSLAKHIDKLHRDEARTENHAPPPPLGSEASREGSAQHLAKIVTQRAFRCDICGAAFVRSDSLRCHKKQHSDQNEGKTLELVTFPPESSSSGQLGTLVSVGQLETTLEPSQCL